From the bacterium genome, the window TGAGCACCCTCGCTTTCGGGAATTTGAGCATGTACGCCCCGAGAACGCCCGCTATGGCCCCCGAAGCCCCGACGGTGGGTAGGGTAGAGGTGAAGTTGAAGGCGAGATGTATGAGCCCCGCGAAAAGCCCCCAGACCAGATAGCAGGCGAGGAACCTGACCGTGCCGAGCCACTCCTCCACGTTGTCGCCGAAGATCCAGAGCATCCACATATTCCCCAGCAAGTGAAAAAATCCCCCGTGGATAAAGATGGAAGAGAAAAAGGGAAGCGACTGCTCCCAGAGGGTGAAACGGGCGGAAAGTGACGGGTCGGAATAGCGTATGGGCAGGATGCCGAACTTGTTGAAAAAGGCGTAGGTTTCCTCGGTGGGTATGCGGGAGAGCACCCCCGCCTGTATCTCGATTATAAAAACGAAGACGTTCAGGACGATTATGAGATACACCCCCCAAGGGGTGGTTCTCGTCGGGTTAAGGTCGCGTATGGGGAACAAAAACCACCGTTAAACCAGTGCGCGCACGGCGCTGTCGATGCCGGACACGGTAAGCGGATACATGGGAAAGATTCTGCCGATGGTCTCGATGGTTCTGTGTCCGGCCCACTCGGCTTCCGCGACGGGATTTAGCCACGCGCGCTTGGGGAAAGCCCTCGCGAGGCTTTTCAGCCGGTCTATCCCCTTTATCATCGAGACGCGCTTTCTCTCCATAAAACCGTTGGGAATCATAAGCTCGAAGGGGGCCATCACCGCGTCGCCGACGACGATGAGCCTGTAATCCCCTCCCCTCGTCTGCCGAAGAAAGTCCTCCACCTCCACGAACTCGCCCTTCTCCACGTCGGTGTAGAGATTATCATAGATGCAGTTGTGAAAGTAGAAGGGGCGAAACTCCTTGAAATGGTTGATCGAATTGGCGGCCGAGAAGAGCTTCTCCGAAAGCACCCTGAAGG encodes:
- a CDS encoding rhomboid family intramembrane serine protease, translating into MFPIRDLNPTRTTPWGVYLIIVLNVFVFIIEIQAGVLSRIPTEETYAFFNKFGILPIRYSDPSLSARFTLWEQSLPFFSSIFIHGGFFHLLGNMWMLWIFGDNVEEWLGTVRFLACYLVWGLFAGLIHLAFNFTSTLPTVGASGAIAGVLGAYMLKFPKARVLTLVPIFFFFQFIELPAVVFLGIWFFLQLIQGAGGVAGNVAWMAHIGGFVAGAAAYYIFRGEKGSSVR